One genomic region from Desulfuromonas acetexigens encodes:
- a CDS encoding iron-containing alcohol dehydrogenase: MAAFTVPRQTFHGPGSLENLKELKGKKAVIVTGGGSMKRFGFLEKSMALLADAGIATAVLEGVEADPSVETVMRGVEFFNRENPDLIIGLGGCSAIDAAKAMWVFYEYPNATFEEITQPFTIQPLRNKARFVAIPSTSGTGTEATCVAVITDTKKGIKYPLVSYELCPDIAIVDGELAVSMPANVTADTGMDALSHDVEAFVAALASPYTDALALDSVRSIFDNLPKAYDDGSQIGVRQAMHDASCLAGMAFSNAILGIVHSIAHQVGGMFNIPHGRANAILMPNVVRFNRRATDKYRQLAQALGKETAEDFAQELERLRQRVGIEDSFQAYGLAADAWQDKLDAMVQNALADPCTGTNPRQPSAGEMKEIFQCCFVGKIVDC, translated from the coding sequence ATGGCAGCATTCACAGTACCGAGACAGACATTTCACGGCCCCGGCTCCCTGGAGAACCTGAAGGAGCTGAAGGGCAAAAAGGCGGTGATTGTCACCGGCGGCGGATCAATGAAGCGTTTCGGATTTCTCGAAAAAAGCATGGCTCTGTTAGCTGATGCCGGGATCGCTACGGCCGTTTTGGAGGGGGTTGAAGCCGATCCTTCGGTCGAGACCGTCATGCGCGGCGTTGAATTTTTCAACCGCGAAAACCCGGATCTGATCATCGGCCTGGGTGGCTGCTCGGCAATTGATGCGGCCAAGGCGATGTGGGTCTTTTATGAGTATCCCAATGCAACGTTCGAAGAGATCACCCAGCCTTTCACCATCCAGCCGCTACGCAACAAGGCCCGTTTTGTCGCCATCCCTTCCACCAGCGGGACGGGGACCGAGGCGACCTGCGTTGCCGTCATCACCGACACGAAAAAGGGCATCAAGTATCCGCTCGTCTCTTACGAACTCTGCCCCGACATCGCCATCGTGGACGGTGAATTGGCGGTCAGCATGCCGGCCAACGTGACCGCCGACACCGGCATGGATGCCCTGTCGCATGATGTCGAGGCCTTTGTCGCGGCTCTGGCGAGTCCTTATACCGATGCCCTGGCTCTCGACTCGGTGCGCTCTATTTTCGACAATCTCCCGAAAGCCTATGACGATGGCAGCCAAATCGGGGTCCGGCAAGCGATGCACGATGCCTCCTGTTTGGCGGGGATGGCCTTTTCAAATGCGATTCTCGGCATCGTTCACTCCATCGCCCATCAGGTTGGCGGCATGTTCAACATCCCGCATGGCCGCGCCAACGCGATTCTGATGCCGAACGTTGTGCGCTTCAACCGCCGAGCCACCGACAAGTACCGTCAGCTGGCCCAGGCTTTGGGAAAAGAAACAGCGGAAGATTTCGCTCAGGAACTTGAACGACTCAGACAACGGGTCGGGATCGAGGACAGCTTCCAGGCCTATGGCCTTGCGGCGGATGCCTGGCAGGATAAACTGGATGCCATGGTACAAAACGCCCTGGCTGATCCCTGCACCGGCACCAACCCTCGACAACCTTCCGCAGGGGAAATGAAGGAAATCTTCCAATGCTGTTTCGTGGGTAAAATCGTCGACTGTTGA
- a CDS encoding AraC family transcriptional regulator encodes MERASSVEFLGKRIARWTDRSDTIETAIPGLTLWRRNEPTELTCGMYEPSICLTAQGAKRVVLGNDVYVYDPQNYLIASVDLPSVWQVTEASRGCPYLGLVLKLNQREITQLMADSHLPAPRTQQPSRGMATGAVTPPLVNAFVRLMELLDSEEDIPILAPNIQREILYRLLVGDQGARLRQIAVAGSQSQQIARTIEWLKMNFTQPLRIDDLAARAGMSPSTFHHHFRSVTALSPLQYQKQLRLQEARRLMLAEHLDAATAAFQVGYESPSQFSREYSRLFGAPPLRDINNLRQVTVGDGI; translated from the coding sequence ATGGAAAGGGCTTCAAGCGTGGAGTTTCTTGGCAAGCGGATTGCCCGATGGACCGACAGAAGCGACACCATCGAAACCGCGATCCCTGGCTTGACACTATGGCGGCGGAACGAACCAACCGAACTGACCTGCGGCATGTACGAACCGAGTATCTGCCTTACGGCTCAAGGGGCTAAGCGCGTGGTGCTCGGAAACGATGTGTACGTGTATGACCCCCAGAACTATCTGATTGCGTCCGTGGATCTGCCCTCGGTTTGGCAGGTGACCGAAGCGAGCCGGGGCTGTCCATACCTGGGGCTGGTGTTGAAACTCAATCAGCGTGAAATTACCCAGTTGATGGCCGATAGCCATCTCCCCGCGCCGCGAACGCAGCAGCCGAGTCGCGGCATGGCGACCGGTGCGGTGACACCGCCGCTGGTCAACGCCTTTGTGCGCTTGATGGAGTTGCTCGACAGCGAGGAAGATATCCCGATCCTGGCCCCGAACATCCAACGCGAGATTCTCTATCGCCTGCTGGTGGGGGATCAGGGGGCACGATTGCGTCAAATCGCGGTGGCGGGGAGCCAGAGTCAGCAGATTGCCCGGACCATTGAATGGCTGAAGATGAACTTCACCCAGCCGCTACGTATCGATGACCTTGCCGCCAGGGCGGGCATGAGCCCCTCGACCTTTCATCACCACTTCCGGTCGGTGACGGCGTTGAGTCCCTTGCAGTATCAGAAGCAGTTGCGCTTGCAGGAAGCCCGACGCTTGATGCTTGCGGAACATCTCGATGCGGCAACGGCGGCGTTCCAGGTCGGCTACGAAAGCCCATCCCAGTTCAGCCGAGAATACAGTCGCCTGTTCGGCGCGCCCCCACTGCGCGACATCAATAACCTGAGACAAGTGACGGTTGGTGATGGTATATAA
- a CDS encoding pyridoxamine 5'-phosphate oxidase family protein, whose product MLPEKLKEIMNQDGVVAIATLGEGGPHMVNTWNSYLRVSGDGRLLIPAGYMHKTEANVAFNNHVLITLGSSKVTGNHGPGAGFLIKGTAAFITEGPEFDLLKSKFSWLRATLAVTIDSATQTW is encoded by the coding sequence ATGTTACCTGAGAAATTAAAAGAAATAATGAATCAAGATGGCGTGGTTGCGATTGCAACCCTAGGCGAGGGCGGCCCCCATATGGTGAACACTTGGAACAGCTACCTCCGCGTTTCGGGGGATGGCCGCTTGCTGATTCCGGCAGGGTACATGCATAAAACCGAGGCCAACGTTGCATTCAACAATCACGTGCTGATCACTTTGGGCAGCAGCAAAGTAACAGGCAATCATGGCCCAGGTGCTGGATTTCTGATAAAAGGCACTGCCGCCTTCATTACAGAGGGACCCGAATTCGATTTGCTCAAGTCAAAATTTAGTTGGTTGCGAGCTACGCTCGCCGTCACCATCGATTCTGCCACCCAGACCTGGTAA
- a CDS encoding UbiD family decarboxylase — translation MGYRNLASCVADLERTGQLRRIDAEVDANLEIGAIQRRVYRAGGPALLFTNVKGCPFPMLGNLFGTLERTRYIFRDTLKTIEALVALKVNPAHALKHPLAALRAPLGAWHLLPRKVSAGPILTHTTSIDQLPQLKSWPDDGGAFITLPQVYSEDPLRPGIRSSNLGMYRVQISGGDYAPNQEIGLHYQIHRGIGVHHAAAIERGEPLKVNIFVGGPPSLTVAAVMPLPEGMPELAFAGLLGGHRLTMVTPEGGLPMPAEADFVITGTIDPHKTLPEGPFGDHLGYYSLAHDFPVVRVERVYHREGAIWPFTSVGRPPQEDTTFGAFIHELTGPLIPTVLPGIRAVHAVDAAGVHPLLLAVGSERYVPYAQEERPQELLTLGNAVLGQGQLSLAKYLFICAGEDNPALDIHDIPAFFRHVLERVDWRRDVHFQTCTTIDTLDYSGSGFNEGSKVVIAACGDKRRELPTEIPGDLSLPEGFTAPRIALPGVLVVQGPECRSQRGREDAAIEAFCRFFGEDDPLNRFPLVVIGDDSEFAGRTLDNWLWTTFTRSNPASDIYGIGAKTVARHWGCRGALVIDARRKPHHAPPLLEDPAVEARVDALGAPGGPLHGII, via the coding sequence ATGGGCTACAGAAATCTCGCTTCCTGTGTCGCCGATCTGGAACGGACCGGTCAGCTGCGGCGCATCGACGCCGAGGTCGACGCCAATCTCGAAATCGGCGCTATCCAGCGCCGGGTCTACCGGGCCGGCGGGCCGGCGCTGCTCTTCACCAACGTCAAGGGTTGCCCCTTTCCCATGCTCGGCAACCTTTTCGGCACCCTGGAGCGGACCCGCTACATCTTTCGCGATACCCTCAAAACCATTGAAGCGCTGGTCGCCCTCAAGGTCAACCCGGCCCACGCCCTGAAACATCCCCTTGCGGCCCTGCGCGCCCCCCTCGGCGCCTGGCATCTGCTGCCACGCAAAGTCTCCGCTGGGCCGATCCTCACCCATACCACCAGCATCGACCAGTTGCCCCAGCTAAAATCCTGGCCCGACGATGGTGGCGCCTTCATCACCTTGCCCCAGGTCTATTCGGAAGATCCGCTGCGGCCCGGTATTCGCTCTTCCAATCTGGGCATGTACCGGGTACAGATTTCCGGCGGCGACTACGCGCCGAACCAGGAGATCGGCCTGCACTATCAGATCCACCGGGGGATCGGCGTCCATCACGCCGCCGCCATCGAACGGGGCGAACCGCTCAAGGTCAACATCTTCGTCGGTGGGCCCCCCAGCCTGACGGTGGCGGCGGTCATGCCGCTGCCCGAGGGAATGCCCGAGCTGGCCTTTGCCGGGCTCCTCGGCGGACATCGGCTGACCATGGTCACCCCGGAGGGCGGCCTGCCGATGCCGGCGGAAGCCGATTTCGTCATCACCGGCACCATCGACCCGCACAAAACCCTGCCCGAAGGCCCCTTCGGCGACCATCTCGGCTATTACAGCCTGGCCCACGACTTTCCGGTGGTGCGGGTCGAGCGGGTCTATCATCGCGAGGGGGCGATCTGGCCCTTCACCAGCGTCGGCCGGCCGCCCCAGGAAGACACCACCTTCGGCGCCTTCATCCACGAACTGACCGGGCCGCTGATCCCGACGGTGCTGCCGGGCATCCGTGCCGTCCATGCCGTCGACGCCGCCGGGGTCCATCCCCTGCTGCTCGCTGTCGGCAGCGAGCGCTACGTCCCCTATGCCCAAGAAGAACGTCCGCAGGAGCTGCTCACCCTCGGCAACGCCGTCCTCGGCCAAGGGCAGTTGTCGCTGGCTAAGTACCTCTTTATCTGCGCCGGGGAGGACAACCCGGCCCTCGATATCCACGACATCCCGGCCTTCTTCCGTCATGTGCTGGAGCGGGTCGACTGGCGGCGGGACGTGCATTTCCAGACCTGCACCACTATCGACACCCTCGACTACTCGGGGAGCGGCTTCAACGAAGGCTCCAAGGTGGTGATCGCCGCCTGCGGCGACAAACGTCGCGAGCTGCCGACGGAAATCCCCGGCGATCTGAGCCTGCCCGAGGGTTTCACCGCCCCCCGCATCGCCCTCCCCGGCGTGCTGGTGGTGCAGGGGCCGGAATGCCGCTCGCAACGGGGGCGGGAGGATGCTGCCATCGAGGCCTTCTGCCGCTTTTTCGGGGAGGATGACCCGCTCAACCGCTTTCCCCTGGTGGTCATCGGCGACGACAGCGAATTCGCCGGGCGCACCCTCGACAACTGGCTGTGGACGACCTTCACCCGCTCCAATCCCGCCAGCGACATCTACGGCATCGGCGCTAAAACCGTCGCCCGCCACTGGGGTTGCCGCGGCGCGCTGGTCATTGACGCCCGCCGCAAGCCCCACCATGCGCCGCCGCTGCTCGAAGACCCCGCCGTCGAAGCGCGGGTCGACGCCCTCGGCGCCCCCGGTGGGCCGTTGCACGGCATCATCTGA
- a CDS encoding DUF2141 domain-containing protein has translation MRKFIGRSLLSVLLGGWLLVCACSPARENAPLTLAGEGRLIVEMAGFRNSQGMARVWLFASAEGFPDEEKGALASAQGEIRDGRCEVTFPQLPFGAYAVSVLHDEDGDNRMAANLFGMPREGFGLSNGLGTRRLGPPDFAEARFLFMMDGLRVPVRVEYLDRRRDEQRRRRQSP, from the coding sequence TTGAGAAAATTTATCGGTCGCTCTTTGCTGTCTGTCCTCTTGGGGGGATGGCTGCTGGTCTGCGCCTGTAGTCCGGCGCGGGAGAACGCTCCCCTGACCTTGGCCGGGGAGGGGCGGCTGATCGTTGAAATGGCGGGATTTCGCAACTCCCAGGGGATGGCGCGGGTGTGGCTTTTTGCTTCGGCGGAAGGTTTTCCCGATGAAGAGAAGGGCGCTCTAGCGAGTGCTCAGGGGGAAATTCGCGACGGCCGCTGCGAGGTGACCTTTCCCCAGCTGCCTTTCGGTGCTTATGCGGTCAGCGTACTGCACGACGAAGATGGCGACAATCGGATGGCTGCTAATCTTTTCGGGATGCCCCGGGAAGGTTTCGGCCTCTCCAATGGTCTCGGCACGCGCCGCCTTGGGCCGCCCGACTTCGCGGAGGCCCGTTTCCTCTTCATGATGGACGGGCTGCGGGTGCCGGTCAGGGTGGAGTATCTCGACCGGCGTCGCGATGAACAGCGCAGGCGGCGGCAATCCCCCTAG
- the serS gene encoding serine--tRNA ligase produces MLDLKYLRDNLEEAQRRLATRGEEANLAAFTDLDRRRRELLGESEALKAEKNRVSAIIGQTKDKGQVQGEIVRMKEVSAQIKTLDDELKSVEENLQGLLLRIPNLPHEETPVGASEADNREVKRWGDLPTFDFEPQAHWDIGEGLGILDFERGTKITGTRFTLYRGAGARLERALINFMLDLHTGEHKYVEILPPFMVNRDSMTGTGQLPKFEDDLFHTDDPDYFLIPTAEVPVTNIHRNEILAGSDLPVCYTAYTPCFRKEAGSYGKDTRGLIRQHQFNKVELVKFVKPEDSDAELAKLLDNAEEVLRRLKLPYRVVDLCSGDLGFSAARTFDIEVWLPGQATYREISSCSNFRDYQARRAAIRFRREDGEKPELVHTLNGSGLAVGRTLVAILENYQQADGSVLVPEVLRPYMGGLERITKG; encoded by the coding sequence ATGCTCGATCTGAAATATCTGCGGGACAATCTTGAAGAGGCCCAGCGCCGCCTGGCGACCCGGGGCGAGGAAGCCAACCTGGCGGCCTTTACCGATCTTGATCGGCGTCGGCGCGAACTGCTCGGCGAATCGGAAGCACTCAAAGCCGAGAAGAACCGGGTCTCCGCCATCATCGGCCAGACCAAGGACAAGGGGCAGGTGCAGGGGGAAATTGTCCGGATGAAAGAGGTCTCGGCGCAGATCAAGACCCTCGACGACGAACTCAAGTCGGTGGAGGAAAACCTCCAGGGGCTGCTGCTGCGGATTCCCAATCTTCCCCACGAAGAGACGCCGGTGGGCGCCTCCGAAGCGGACAACCGCGAAGTCAAGCGCTGGGGAGATTTGCCGACCTTCGATTTCGAGCCGCAAGCCCACTGGGATATCGGCGAAGGGCTGGGCATCCTCGACTTTGAACGGGGGACCAAGATCACCGGCACCCGCTTTACCCTCTATCGCGGAGCCGGGGCGCGGCTGGAACGAGCATTGATTAATTTCATGCTTGACCTGCATACGGGCGAGCACAAATATGTTGAAATTTTGCCGCCCTTTATGGTAAACAGGGACTCCATGACGGGGACCGGACAGCTCCCCAAGTTTGAAGACGATCTTTTCCATACCGACGATCCCGATTATTTTCTCATCCCGACGGCGGAAGTTCCGGTCACGAATATTCACCGGAACGAGATCCTCGCGGGAAGCGACCTGCCGGTCTGCTACACGGCCTACACCCCCTGCTTTCGCAAGGAGGCCGGTTCCTACGGCAAGGACACCCGGGGGCTGATTCGTCAGCACCAGTTCAACAAGGTTGAACTGGTCAAGTTCGTCAAGCCCGAGGACTCGGACGCTGAGCTGGCCAAACTGCTCGACAACGCCGAAGAGGTGTTGCGGCGCCTGAAGCTCCCCTACCGGGTGGTCGATCTTTGCTCCGGAGACCTCGGTTTCTCCGCCGCCCGCACCTTCGACATCGAAGTCTGGTTGCCGGGACAGGCCACCTACCGGGAAATCTCCTCCTGCTCCAACTTCCGCGACTATCAGGCGCGGCGGGCGGCGATCCGGTTCCGGCGCGAGGACGGGGAAAAGCCCGAGCTGGTTCACACCCTCAACGGGTCAGGTCTCGCGGTAGGCCGGACGCTGGTCGCCATTCTGGAAAATTACCAGCAGGCCGACGGTTCGGTCTTGGTCCCCGAGGTACTACGCCCCTATATGGGCGGCCTTGAGCGGATCACTAAAGGATAA
- a CDS encoding DoxX family protein gives MWSFLGRYRDFGLLVLRLGVGALFLFHGWPKLMGGPVKWESLGTAMGYLGIHVIPVFWGLMAALSEFFGGVCLILGVVFRPACLLLLGTMAVAATMHLQRGDGLQVASHAIELGFVFFGLLFVGPGRFGFGRG, from the coding sequence ATGTGGTCTTTTCTCGGCAGATATCGCGATTTCGGCCTGTTGGTGCTGCGCCTCGGCGTCGGTGCCCTGTTCCTTTTCCACGGCTGGCCCAAGCTGATGGGCGGCCCGGTCAAGTGGGAGTCCCTGGGGACGGCCATGGGCTATCTCGGCATCCATGTCATCCCCGTCTTCTGGGGGCTGATGGCGGCGCTCAGCGAGTTTTTCGGCGGCGTCTGCCTGATCCTCGGCGTGGTTTTTCGCCCCGCCTGCCTGCTCCTCCTCGGCACCATGGCGGTGGCGGCAACGATGCATCTGCAGCGCGGCGACGGTTTGCAGGTCGCCTCCCATGCCATCGAACTCGGCTTCGTCTTCTTCGGTCTGCTCTTCGTCGGGCCGGGACGCTTCGGCTTCGGCCGGGGCTAG
- a CDS encoding DksA/TraR family C4-type zinc finger protein yields the protein MAVGWARDEAVQEQIDATVESAVQLAKSRLPQGESLTHCQECEVEIPEARRKAMPGVRYCINCQAEREKKQQASALYNRRGSKDSQIK from the coding sequence ATGGCAGTGGGCTGGGCTCGAGATGAGGCGGTGCAGGAACAGATAGACGCCACGGTGGAATCCGCTGTCCAGTTGGCAAAAAGCAGATTACCACAAGGCGAAAGTCTGACTCATTGTCAAGAATGCGAAGTGGAAATCCCTGAAGCACGTCGGAAAGCGATGCCCGGGGTTCGATACTGCATCAACTGTCAGGCGGAACGGGAAAAGAAACAGCAGGCGTCCGCGCTCTATAATCGAAGAGGCAGCAAAGACAGTCAGATAAAGTGA
- a CDS encoding type II TA system antitoxin MqsA family protein, whose product MTCPDCRQEELVQSRENIRYTESGLPYVTLNNILVERCPACGNTLVNIPKMEQLHRLLANIVIKKSGRLEPFEITFLRKSLGWSKADFARNMHVRPSQVSHWESEHKPSLMGEANELLLRSLVDHNRQIENYFDEMANLSLSPQPHGQRRVAISHSHKGWVADEAA is encoded by the coding sequence ATGACGTGCCCTGACTGCCGGCAAGAAGAACTGGTTCAGAGCCGCGAGAACATCCGTTACACGGAATCCGGCCTTCCCTATGTGACCCTGAACAATATCCTGGTGGAGCGTTGCCCGGCGTGCGGCAACACGTTGGTCAACATCCCCAAAATGGAACAACTGCATCGCCTGCTGGCGAACATTGTCATCAAGAAGTCCGGTCGCCTGGAGCCTTTCGAGATTACCTTTCTGCGTAAATCCCTGGGCTGGTCAAAGGCGGACTTCGCCAGGAACATGCACGTGCGCCCCAGCCAGGTAAGCCATTGGGAATCCGAGCACAAGCCCTCGCTGATGGGAGAAGCCAATGAACTGCTGCTTCGTAGCCTGGTAGACCACAATCGCCAGATTGAAAACTACTTTGACGAGATGGCCAATCTATCGCTTTCCCCGCAACCGCACGGGCAAAGGCGGGTGGCGATCAGTCACAGTCATAAAGGCTGGGTTGCCGACGAGGCCGCCTGA
- the tadA gene encoding tRNA adenosine(34) deaminase TadA gives MSIDPARDEFFMRQAMTEAEAAAALGEVPVGALLVRDGVIIGRGHNLRETSNDPTTHAEMLAIRQGAEHIDHWRLLDTTLYVTLEPCVMCMGAIILARIPRLVYGCRDPRVGAAGSIYDFSRDERFNHRVEVTEGVLRDECSAQLSTFFQALRARKKALRVPAGEDE, from the coding sequence ATGTCGATCGATCCCGCCCGCGACGAGTTCTTCATGCGCCAGGCCATGACCGAGGCCGAGGCGGCCGCCGCGTTGGGCGAGGTGCCGGTCGGCGCGCTGCTCGTTCGGGACGGGGTGATCATCGGGCGCGGCCACAATCTGCGGGAAACCAGCAACGATCCGACCACGCACGCGGAAATGCTCGCCATCCGCCAGGGGGCGGAACATATCGATCACTGGCGGTTGCTCGATACCACCCTCTATGTCACTCTGGAACCCTGTGTCATGTGCATGGGGGCGATCATCCTGGCGCGCATTCCCCGGCTGGTCTACGGCTGCCGCGACCCCCGGGTCGGCGCCGCCGGTTCGATCTACGATTTCTCCCGGGATGAGCGCTTCAACCACCGGGTTGAGGTCACCGAAGGGGTGTTGCGGGACGAATGCAGCGCCCAGCTCAGCACCTTCTTCCAGGCCCTGCGCGCGCGCAAGAAGGCGCTTCGGGTGCCAGCCGGCGAGGATGAATAA